The following is a genomic window from Labeo rohita strain BAU-BD-2019 chromosome 15, IGBB_LRoh.1.0, whole genome shotgun sequence.
TTGCATCTGTAAAAATCACTTACCAGCACCTTAAATTTTACTATTAAAGTCACACTGATCCTCTGTTGGAAATGCAGCTGAGCGGTTCATTACTAccatattcatttaaaagtagatatCTATTCATCAGAACGGAAAAGTATTGCATATATGTAGTTAGAATGTTATATAATAACtttataatgaaaaatgttaatgaaaacTTAGTCCAGAATATTCAGAACCTCGGAcagggcagaaggttcaccttccaacaggacattGACCCTATGCACACAGCTAAGACCATGCAAAAGTGGCTAATGGACacctctgtgaatgtccttcaGTTGCTTATAGCcagagcctgggcttgaaccgaGTCAAGGGAGGGAAAATGTCTGTCAGACCTCATCCAAGTGAATTGATAATTGCCACATGCAGATGTacaaagcttgtcgcatcaaACCCAAAAAGACTAGGCTGTAAAAGTGCTTTAACTACCCAgaaagcacacatacatctgcaagatgtctgttaaagatcacttgatctggaaagcatctgctgtgtacaaacatctgacagatgtctgtaagatgtcagttttacatacattctaaatcacaaacatcttaaagacatctaatagacgtctatctGCCATCTAATAGGAAACGTtatatagacgtattgcagatgagcaaacactcttaaaaaatacgtcttgcagatgtaaatgcagatgtcaaatagacgtctccgaaatgtacgtgtgctatcaggttAAGCACTGAGTTGAGGGCATGAGTACTTAATAATGGAGTATgaatgcaatgtacttatttcagtttttttatttttaataaattttttaataaagctttttgctttgtcattatggtgtatagaGTAAAGAATGATGTGTAAAAGGCTGACAAACTGCTATACCGCACTTTTTACTTTTCTGAAGTCTTAAAGCAAATCTTTAGCTGGGTGTTCAAGACCAAATATAGCGGTGATATACAGCCTGCCCATAAACTATAGGCAggttttacatatatttctgATTAGATAGACCTACCTTAAAATTACCTGGAATACTGTCTGTTAGAAAGTTAAAATGCAAACAAGGGTAGATAGTAATAGTCCAGAGAGAATCAAGTAGGCTACACTTACTAAAATAGATTTGAATGGTGTTGGTGTAACAGTGATAACGAATAACGTGTTGACTGGCAGTTATGTCCAAGGGGAAACACGAGAGCCACAAACAGAACATTAGTGGATAAAGGATACAGAAGAATAGTTGTGTTTCTGGATAGAGCTTAAATGCAAACCAGGGTAAGCACAGATAATAGTAGTCCAGAGACAAATTACGGAAAAGTGTCAAAACCAATAATGAGATCCAGAATAACAATGCGCAGTAAACGATGAAACTATTTGCATtataaaccagtgtgttcattattaagataatacattaaaataatatggtaaggcacaccaatttgtaatatcaagcagcaaatgAGAGCAAATTCCGGATGAGACCAGATGctagacccataaaatttacaaatgtccGCATACACTCTTACAGGAataataaggtggatagagggtttgcactttgCACGATTtagtcagttacccggatgtgcggccatactcagatgtaaacaaacagCTGTCTAaacctcagaaaaaaatatgtggaagctgctaagtcatacagagaaggacttagtaagcagcaaagggcgcaatatttcgacaaactaaaattaatgtttggtaaagatacatacctCCCTGACATAATTCATGATGTACTGGAATTATTGTACAGTGTATGCATTATTATCAGTCATCTGATCTTAATTTTTTccccaagcacattttaccaaatCCAAACCacaactactattaattttgtatataatcatttataagtcATATATAATTGTTAATGTTGGCTGAAAGTGCAAAATGCCTtatattcagatatttttacAGGTAAAAAGGGAGATTTAACACACAGAAAAGtccaaaattattaaatgcccataaAAAGGATACAATACTACAGAAAGAGCAAAATTATAGTGTGGTCACTGgacaaaaaaatgctaattggGGCAGCAGAGTCACAGAAAAACAGGTTGAGAAGGCAATATACTACCCtgcaaaagattttttaaagaattaactaaaaatctattttagcTGCTAAAGAATTATACCATCAGAAACCCATTAGTCTCCAGTGCAACCATTTCCCAGAGGTGAAAACTACCTGGAGTTTACAGAAGGtttcaggttctcagagacgcTAAagtaaagaatcctgaaacatGACCTCCACTCACAATCACAAGCTGAACTGTCATGAAATGAAAGCCACAAATAACTCTGTGTTTAATATATCAACTATTGTGTTTTCAGATAGCTGTTACAGTAAGGAAAGTTAAGCAGACCTCTACTGCCACCATGAGATCAATCTAAATACAACCTCAACAAAATGCAGTTGTctatttattatagttaaccTAACCTTACTTATAGAGGGCATTATTATGACTGAttgaaatgttcaaaatgttaaacaaaatatttatcaaTAAGACTCAAGCCCCACCAATTAATTCATtacaaacatttcattttaaagactaatatgtttttaacataatataattttctCTTTCTAATTCTATTCGCTAAATGTGCCTTGCACCTCAAAGATGTCTTTACCGGCTTTAAATGGAAACTCAGCTCAGttatttgaattattcattttaaagctgcagtccgtaactttttttgtgttcataatttacataataactgAGTACATCATGAATCCATTTGTCAAACCGTGTTTTTAGCAAATCCTGAATCACTACGGTACACCTATaataagttttttatattaGAATGACTATTTTAGACTTGTTTTGGTAGGAAGTAGGAGTAGCCCAGTACCTGTATagtatatatatgaataaagaAGTAGCTCCGTCTACAATGTTCTTCCGCTAGACGCATGAAAATAATCTTTATACGTGACAGCCACAACTTATCTGCGGTCTTTCATTACTGTATGTGGAGGAACAGATGTCAAAGTGCTTCAAGCGATTTTAACTGTTTTGCTAACGTCAACGccactgaaatatttaaacagaCATTTACACAGGTTGCAACGGCCACCTATGGACGTCACTTTCCCGCCGGGACACGCCCCTCAGccggactgagtggcaaaaaaGCCTTCAGCGTTaatggatttaatagggaagATGCAAAACGCAAGTACGCAAACACGATAACcagtttaaactaaaggttgctgaacttgatataatgttcctaacaacttcacaaatatccagtggtcagtgGATATTGATTCAGCCAGAAATCCTGTTTTCTAACacttatgtgtctgattttgacgTCGGGGaaagcaaatttgcctgtgaactcattttgtaaatacaaaaaaccCCGGCGATAACTTATATCAATGTTACAGTgtcctccactaatattggcacccttggtaaatatgagcaaagacggctatgaaaataaatctgcttatGAAAGGttagcaaatttacaaaatgctaacctttcattgaagtaaaacaattaaaagtggggggaaacttacgttatgaaataaatgtttttctcatatgcatgttgggcacaattattggcacccttagaaattataatgagtaaaatatctctgaagtatattcccattcatatttgcatttatttagcacactagaatgactaggagtatgatactgtccagcaataacttcctgtttcacaggattataaatatgaggagcacaaaggccaaatttccttaatcatccatcacaaggaataaaaccaaataatatagttctgatgtgcagaacaagattgttgagcttcacaaaatagaaaatggctgtaagaaaagagttaaagcattgaaaatcccaatttccatcattaggacaataattaagaattccagtcatctaaagatgttacaaatcttcctggaaaaggatgtgtgtctatatcgtcctaatgcatggtgaggaggagagtttaagtgtccaaagactctccatggatcacagtaggagaattgcagagataaGTTAAGTCTTGGggtcaaaagactaaaaaaaaattcaaagagCCCCTACGTCACCaaatgttgttcaggagggtttcaagaaaaatcctccttgctcatccaaaaacaaactccagcatattcagttgtcagacacaatttgaatttcaaacgggactggcttctgtggtcagatgaaactaaaacaaagagctttctggcagcaaacactcaagataggtttggtacaaaaagtaccccatgcccacggttaaatatactgctggatctttaatgttgtgggcttattttcctgccagaggtcctggacatcttgttcagatacatggcatcgtgaattctagcaaataccaacagataaaaaatgtaaacctgtctgcatctgttagaagttctataatgagctgtggttgaatcttccatcaggacagtgatccaaatcaaacatcaaaatcaacacaaaaatgtgtcactgagcataaaatgaagcttttgCCATTGCCCTCCCAGTTGCCTAACCtcaaccctatagaaaatgcgtgaggtgaactgaagagaagaagcaccagcatggagctgggaaactaaaggatctgaagagtttctgtatgaaggaatagtctctgatctcttgtcaggtgttctccaaactcttcaggcattaaaggagaaaactcagagctgtcATCCTGAATAAAGgacgttgcaataattgggtgccaataattgtggtcaacatgaactaaagaaaaacatttatttcataataagaTTTTCCCCCTGATTTCCacagttttacttaaatgataggttagaatattgtgaattttctgaattaaatattaaaaagataaacaatgcagatttattctcaCAGCCACCTCTGCTCATATTTACCaggggtgccaatattagtggagggcactgtatatatatcgtcatatcgtccagctgaaaaacatatatagtttttgtcagtgtttatttaaaagcatccagttatgcagaatttaagatggtatTTAGTTGATGAGTTGTCAATACGATATACTATAATACAATGTATAGGATATGATTTTAGCCtactgcacaattcaacatactaacatgaaatgataactgcaaatccGTGTTTCACTGCCTGGAGACCATTTGTTTCTATGAATTGCAGCGATTAATTTCCTTAtcttttcagtagctttcagcagtctgtaaaaatgtgtggtttcagcaaccagctccacccacgtcccgcctctttgcccattttcgcaGCCACACCATTGCATTAGCATTAACTAGttttttaacttaataaaaaggtgatataatacaaagaaTCGTGATacaaatgtacatacatttaaaaaaaaatcaaaatatggaaacatttcaaggatttatgatgaCCGTTAAAACACGTCATCAcagtcttgtgaaaagggtccgtTCTGAATTACGCATGGCATTGTGTCTATAAAATATATCACTTATAAcgccttaaatttcaaataaaaaagaccgcaaaatatttaatgtgtgtgtatatcacCAACAGAAAATATTTGACCAGTTGCACTGATCAGACACATGaacaaaagtgtatttttaagcATATGATGTGAATTTATTTGTGGATCCTGGATGCTTTTTAGACGTGCACAAAAATCAGCTGCAGCTGTCCATAAACTTCAAAGACATCAATGTCCTCCAGTTTGGTAAAGCGGTGCTTGTAAGTGTGTGCTTGCTGGCCATTCACAAACACATCATAATAACCTCTATTGCAGGAGATTTTGACCTGAATCACACATACAAAACTGACAGTCAGATCAGGTGTTTGTGCTCATGTCACAAACAAACTTCTACTGTTAACTCTTAAAGGGGCAGTTcacatcaaaaatgaaaatcctatcatcatttactcacccttgtgtcattACAAACCCATAAGCCTTTCGTTCATTTTGGAACATAAatgagatatttttaatattcttttttaattttgtccatTTTACCATTCtggcttcttttcttttttgtagttttttggggtttttttttggagcaacatgagggtgagcaaatggaTTTTCTTTTAACAGTATCAAGATTTGtatcaaacataaaacaaagaaaaaaatatctatttctATCATACACTATCCATTTTAACAGAAAAGTAGGTACCATAAGGATGTGAGTATATGCCTACCTGAAATAGTTGACCTTTTATAAAAGGCACGCCTCTACTTCTTTCTTCTGCCTCCCATTTCCCATTCTCAGAGGTATTGCGTACAACCACATTCTCATCAAAAAGGCATAGGTAGTGAAATGCAATCCCATACCTGTGGCGCAAATTAAACTCAATCCTAATGAAGAATGGAACAGAAGAGTGAATATGTTATCACCAACATAAACTGTATGCACACCAAGGCTgctttatttgataaaaatgcaataaaacagtaatattgtgaaaatattattcagattaaacaacctttttttttcatatattttaaaatgtaatttattcctgtgatgaactgaatttttagcagccattatttaagtcttcattgtcatggtccttcagaaataattctaatatgttgatttgctgctcattaaacatttcttattattttgttatcaatgttgaaaacaatataCAAACCATgatatactaccattcaaaagtttggggtaagaGAAATAAtagacataaaataataaaatatattattaaaatatattaaaataaaaccaatattacagcttttactgtatttttgatcaaatgcagccatggtgagcttaaaggagaagtccacttccaaaacaaagattcacatataatgtactcagcaccttgtcatccaagatgttcatgtctttctttcttcagttgcaaagaaattatgttttttgaggaaaacatttcagcatttttttccatataatggactgctatggtgcctcgattatgaacttccaaaacgcagtttaaatgcggcttcaaacaatcccaaatgcggttgtaaatgatcccagccgagaaagaagggtcttatctagtgaaatgatcggttatttttacaaaaataatacaatttatatacttttaatgtcaaacgcttgtcttgtcttactctgcctggactgtttttttttttttttttttcggttgaTGACAGTTAGGCTATGATgataaactcccatctcatgttctccttcaacttcaaaatcgtcctatattgccgttttaccttttttgttaaaggcgtttgaccttctttgcatgttcactttgcaaagactgtgtcggtacttctgcagtgatgtagggtgattttgaaatgatttttgaagtagagggagaaaatacgattggagtttttcgacacaccctaactgtcttgagtcagaatacacagagatcagggagagcaagacaagatgagcgtctgagatgaaaaaagtatttaaatcgtattttataatatgaaaataaccgattgttatgctagataagacccttcttcctcactGGGATCGTtttaagccacatttaaactgcattttggaagttcaaaatcgggccacCATAgtagtccattacatggagaaaaatgctgaaatgttttcctcaaaaaacgtaatttctttacgactgaagaaagaaagacatgaacatcttggatgacaaaggggtgagtaaattatctgttaatattttgtTCGGGAAGTAAACTTTCTTCTTTAAGAGACTCACCAAAACTCAAAATTTTGGACGCCAGTGGCAAACTTACtaaacattatatgtaaatgtgaccctggaccacaaaaccagtcttaagtctctggggtatatttgtagcaatagccaaaaatacattgtatgggtcaaaattattgatttttgttttatgccaaaaatcattaggatgttaagtaaagatcacgttccatgaagatattttgtaaatatatcaaaacttaatttttgattagtaatatgcaatgttaagaactttatttggacagctttacaggtgattttctcaatattttgatttttttgcaccttcagattcccgaaaaaatattgttctattagagcaaaccatacatcactagaatttggaaaaattgacccttatgactggttttgtggtccagggtcacaaatgtgctgATGTATGTTTATGTGAAAAGTGCATTCTCATTTGTAAGGTTTTTATCTAACCTTTTAGAGTCAGTATTAGGAACTCCAAAAATGAGAATGCTACTGCCAGGCTGTAGCCCACCATTAATCAGGGTTTTGTACGGGACCACCTGTAGAAAACACAGTGCTCCTCAATATGAATGACAGGTCAACCATGTTGGATTATTATGCTTAATAGTGGTATtgaattatttctttttctgaCTAACCAGAGAATTCTGGTAGCCAATGAACTCCAGCTTGATGTTTTGGTCAAGTGAGATGGTGTTCACTTTAGTGATTGGAATACGGTGCTTATAGTCCATTAAGTGTTTCCCATTGGCACTTATCTATGGAGAGCATTGTATAATAAGTAAAATAGTAGAAATTGATCATTGTTCTCACTCTGCTAGAACAGAAACAGTACAGTGGTGAACTATCGATTCCGAAATGTGGCATAATAAGTACATCCAAATAAATGGCTAACTTTGAACTTCTACAAAGAGTGCGTACCTTGTATGCCTCCTTGGTGACAAGGATCTCAATGGCGAACAGTTTGCCTTTGATGATAGGAGAGTCAGGCGTGGACTGTTCGGAGCCCCAGCTGCCATTCTTGTAGGTGTTGTACACTATATTTGGACTGCCATTCTCATAGCGTGGACTTATGTGCAGAGCAATATCAGCCTCAGAATCAGAACCGCACTGAAGGTTCACATGTAATCtgcagaacagaaaaaaaatagtgaaacTGTAGTGTCCTTTAAATAAGACACTAACATTAATTTGTCCTTTAAGAGCAATATGAAAAAGAATAATCACCTGTTAGCATCAGGCAATATCCATCCTATTATGATAACACTCTTCCCTTCCCGCAAGCCTCCATCGATTGACGTAACTGGGATTGTCTGTGTTGGAGATGTGCatactgtaaacatatttatgcatttctgttttgactataatgataattatcatatatatttggcagataaaataataaaagaacatattttgaaaagaTACCCCAGATGTTGCTAAATACCTGAATCTCTAAAATAAGTCGCACCCCATACAGGTCTAAATAAGCCATAAATATTGCTGCATATGAGTATATACTCAAACTGCAAAGGgtatatgcatttatacatAGGTAGTTGTCTATAACTGTaccaaaacatataaaaatatcacTTACTGGTTTATAGATCGCCATCTGTTGCTGACAATCTGCCTGTCTCAATGCAAAACTTCAGCTGGGTGTTCAAGTCCAAGCCTGGAGCACCAAGGAAGAAGAAGCCTGATGTTGAGTAGCCTAAATATGCCTGTATTTTTTAAGCCCTCCCATATATTATAGACAATTCTGGGTTAGATATACCTGCCTGGAAATTACTGGaatcttaattaaaatattgtctGCCAGACaggtaaaatgaaaacaatggtAAAGGCAGATAACAATAGTCCAGAGACATTCGTGTAGACTACTGTTGATGTGCCTAACAGTGATAATACAGAACGTGATGCCTGATAATATGACCAAAAACCCATGAGGCATGAGAGACACAAACATTGGTGGATAGGTATTGCTGGAAGGTTTACAGTggaatatttgtactttttgggTAGATATACCTACCTAGAAATTACCTGGAAATGTTGTCTGCCAGAcaactaaaatgcaaaaaaaaaaaaaaaaaaatgcaaaaaaaaaacaaaaacaaaaaaaaactgtcactgGAAAGAAACCTCTTTAAAAGTATTTAGGTACTTATATGTACTAATTATGTACtcatttaggtactaatatgtacctttaggtttaaaaaaggtacaaagcaATACCTTTTGAAAGGGCACCTAATAATGGAACAGTGCCACAACCATTAAATCCAAAAAGAATGATAATTCTAGgaagtcataaaaataatattcagtaCAGAAGTTAATTCTCAAAAGAACTGGCTCGAATGTTGTAAAAACTATCATTTCAGttcaccatttttatttttttaaacatatattttaattgcatgtaAGATAATCATTATACATGATGGgcaagcaatttttttttcttttaacacaaaaatatcagAGCAACAGATATCAAAGtgctttgaaatattaaaacatacttGTTCACAGGTGTTTTACCTGCATTTTGAATTTCACAATAATTAAAGGTTACATTGATCCTCTGATGAAAATGCTGTTAAGTAAGGTTTTCTACCACCACCTCGATTTTTAATGTAGATATATATTCAGCAAAGTATTGGATATATGCAGCTAGATAGTTACAGATcaggtcaaatgtttacatacacattgcagaatctccaaaatgtaaattatttgaccaaaataagaaggatcatacaaaatgcaagttattttttattttgtactgacctgaataagatatttcacataaaagatgtttacatagtccacaagagaaaataatagtttatttataaaaatgaccctgttcaaaagtttcatacacttgattcttaatactgttttgttacctgaatgatccacagctgtattattatttttttttgtttaataatagctgttcatgagtctcttgtttgtcctgaacagttaaactgcctgctgttcttcagaaaaatccttcaggtcctacaaattctttgttttttcagcatttttgtgtatttgatcccttttcaacaatgactgtatgattttgagatccattttttcacactgatgcaacaatacagttagtcaaGGGATCAATACGTACTTTGGTTTTTAACCACAGTTTTTGATTCTGTTCTgatatcttgtgtttttttttgtttttttttttttgcagaaaattaacaaaatactgccgtaaacctctgtacactggaaaaagtgtggtttaatatatgtctgcttaatttttcttttgagagtattatttttttcgttttttacgcaaaatagaatgggtttcattcacactggacgccagagggcgccctcgtgcagaaaatccacatatgcgtcaaacAAGCATAACTGATGACATTCCGTTCCAGCTTCTTTAATATGtataaaggcatcgctattgctgtacctgaataaaaacaagatataacgttaaagtctttgaatgatgaaatgtaaggacaataaacactagtctgcaataatatattgtttatctgtgttcttcacgCCATCTTGTGTTCTTTAAGCCATTGCTAATTGACACAttgaatatgagtatagaatttattgtctgcctcattctgtgataagaatccacatcagatcacaaaaggaagttatttcaaacactcaactgatgttgtgaattaaaaactttgtttttgttaatgttttgtttttttaactcttttgttcgacaacaggtttagaaaggcttatcattgcatgtcattaatggaagatgctctgcatgtgttgctttttcaaatataagcggggaagcgtttcctcatttcagcacgtgaaatcgtgggcacacatacagcaaattccaaaagaaataaaacaaggaagttatttaaatgtaaaaaacacaattcacaATCGCGTAtcgaaccgtggatgtcgtaccgaacggttcgatattatattgagaactGTGACATCCCTACgagttacataataatattacttttttcaagtaactagtaaagtaacgcattacttatgaatttctaagaaaatatctgagttacttttttccccatttattgattgacaagtctcctgtcgggaaattgggagtaaacatgatgttactgtattctagactaaatgtgaacaagcattaattcatctcactcacaaaaaacagtttcAGTATTTCTTACAACAAACCCAGAATATGACACAATCcgacaataattaaatatgttacaaaaaaaatatcctttatgtatttaatcccattagttactttttcagggagtaatgcaaaattgtaatgcgtaaaaaagtaactttccccaacactgctgagggactcatatgcaactattgcagaaggttcaaacactcactgatgctccagaagaaaaacgATACATTGAGAgcccggggggtgaaaacttttaacagaatgaagatacgtacattcttctttttttgcctgaatatcttttttcatttagtactgtccttcagaagctacggaagatacttacatgttacaaaataaataaacaagacaaaataaatttcaattaTATAGTGATTCTAGGGAATAAGTTTTATTGTATGATACAAACATTGCGTATATGTTTGTATCATTGCGCATATGTTTGTATCATCAGCACATTGTACAATCATTTGTACAATGTACATCACGttcttgaaaaatgtaatatcGCCCCcacagtggctgatttctttcaaatttctctcagacctttggggccacgagtcaaacaggcccaccgagtttcattccgatcggcctctgttaaccttgtctaacaggtgctcaaactttgACGGCCAATGgcagacatgttttttgagatacgcaaatgtccttatagacatttgtggcactttggaccaagaccttGCACACTGACTTTTATGTTAGAAGGACACATGGTtgcgcagttatagccatttttatgttttttttcctctaatagtgccaccaagtgaccaagtgacctcagattgacctcttacataagtgtgatatctcattctgttcaggatttatagacattttactaaaactgcatttaattttttttattttaaaatatagtctataagaatataaaaaatatagaacGTAAgtgacaacaaaacaacaacaaaaattgtctttattgtttttaaacatgcacATAGAGGTTGATACATAATGAAATTCACAGTATTGAAATACCACAGCGATCCTCTGATGGACCTCTACTGTCACCTTAGCTTAAATGTAATGTCAGCAGAGACAGTAAggatatttatataaaataggtAGAAATGTTatacaatgactgtatgatattTGATACATTTGATTGAAATATAACTTTACATTTCAgaccttttttgcattttgacaATCAAGTTGTCTGCACATTAGGCATCTATAATCTACAGTATAGCAAGCAAGCATATAAAAGGGGCTGAGTGAATACatctaaaatacaatttaagtaaCAAATCACGATTAACCAATAGATGtatgctaaaaaca
Proteins encoded in this region:
- the LOC127177374 gene encoding galectin-9-like: MAIYKPTIPVTSIDGGLREGKSVIIIGWILPDANRLHVNLQCGSDSEADIALHISPRYENGSPNIVYNTYKNGSWGSEQSTPDSPIIKGKLFAIEILVTKEAYKISANGKHLMDYKHRIPITKVNTISLDQNIKLEFIGYQNSLVVPYKTLINGGLQPGSSILIFGVPNTDSKRIEFNLRHRYGIAFHYLCLFDENVVVRNTSENGKWEAEERSRGVPFIKGQLFQVKISCNRGYYDVFVNGQQAHTYKHRFTKLEDIDVFEVYGQLQLIFVHV